One genomic window of Monodelphis domestica isolate mMonDom1 chromosome 1, mMonDom1.pri, whole genome shotgun sequence includes the following:
- the CFAP20 gene encoding cilia- and flagella-associated protein 20 encodes MFKNTFQSGFLSILYSIGSKPLQIWDKKVRNGHIKRITDNDIQSLVLEIEGTNVSTTYITCPADPKKTLGIKLPFLVMIIKNLKKYFTFEVQVLDDKNVRRRFRASNYQSTTRVKPFICTMPMRLDDGWNQIQFNLSDFTRRAYGTNYIETLRVQIHANCRIRRVYFSDRLYSEDELPAEFKLYLPVQNKAKQ; translated from the exons ATGTTCAAAAACACGTTCCAGAGCGGCTTCCTCTCCATCCTGTACAGCATCGGGAGCAAGCCCCTGCAGATCTGGGACAAGAAG GTGCGGAATGGCCACATCAAAAGAATTACAGATAATGATATCCAGTCTCTGGTGCTCGAGATCGAAGGGACAAACGTCAG CACTACCTACATCACCTGCCCTGCGGACCCCAAGAAGACTCTGGGCATCAAACTTCCCTTCCTGGTCATGATCAtcaaaaacttgaagaaataCTTCACTTTTGAAGTACAG GTTCTAGATGACAAGAATGTGCGTCGACGGTTCCGGGCCAGTAACTACCAGAGCACCACTCGCGTCAAGCCCTTCATCTGCACCATGCCCATGCGGCTGGACGACGGCTGGAACCAGATCCAGTTCAATCTGTCCGATTTCACCCGCAGGGCGTACGGCACAAACTACATAGAAACCCTCAGAGTGCAG ATCCACGCCAATTGCCGCATCCGGAGAGTGTACTTCTCCGACAGGCTCTACTCAGAGGACGAGCTGCCGGCCGAGTTCAAGCTCTACCTCCCAGTTCAGAACAAGGCAAAG CAATAA